The stretch of DNA ATAATATTTTATCTTTCGCTTCACGGTATTTTTCGACTAAGATTGCATCAACAAAATAAAAATCATTGCTGTTAATCGCAGAGTATAGGTTTTCTGAATTTAATTTCATAAACTGTGTTTCTAAAGCATTTTTTATATCTGGTGCTTCTTCGTTCAATTTTACTATTTTAACTTCATCTGGCAGATTTATATTATTACCATCAAAAATAATGTTTGTTGCATACCAGGATTCAGGGATAAATTCCTTGATTTTCTTGAATGCTGGTTCTGACTCAGATATGTATAACATTGGAATATTTATGCGCTGACCATCGAAAATTACGAATTTTATAATGTGCTTGTTCAATTTTTGTGAAAATGAGTCTAAAACAGATAGTAAATATATTTTTGTATTTGTTGAACTAGAGTTTAAAAGCTTATTGTAATATATTAGATATGCTGTTTTCAAGCTCTTTATGCTGTTTTCATCGAACATCTTTGAAGTTTGTATAAAGTCATCAATTTTTTCTAACCCATATTCCAGAGACACTAGTATCGATGTATAGATAAAGTCATAGTCTTCAAGCACATTTCTAAAGCCCGTCGATTTAAGATTATTGATGACGGATTGTATTATGGTTTTCTGCTCTGCATTGCTTTTTGCCACCAATTCGCTTAACTTCTTCTTAAACTCTTCCTGATTCATTTTTTGTCACCAATAAAAAATAGAAAAGATAAGGTATTTAAAAATTACCTAGTAATGGCAATAAATTATTATAAACATCTTCATCAATAATTTTGATTTTATTTAAAACGAATTTAGTAATATATTTTTCATAATCGATGCTTTCTTTTTTAATATTTTTTTCATATAACTGCAGACCAGTTTTTGTGTAAATGAAACTTACATAATCGCCTTTTGCTATTTTGTTTTTTGATTTTTTAATCGCTGAAACGTATTCGTTATTGTTTTTATATTCTTCAATATCTTTTGCAAGCTTTATTGTGATGGTTAAGTTTTCAGTTGGTGTTTCGCGTATGGTCTTGTATAGAGATTTAATATATTTTGCTAACTCGATAATATTATTGTCAAGAATGTAATTATAAATATTAAAGTATATATCGACAAAAAATATTGGAGTATCATGCCTTTTAATTTCAAAACCCATCGTGTGAAATTTGTTAATTGTTTTTCCATCGTAATATATTACTTGACCAAAATATCTCTTCTTCGCATCGGTCAAGAAAAACGAAGAAAAAATATATCCTAAAGATACCTTTAACCTCATATGCGACTTAATATATTCTTCATCTTTAATATATTTCCTTACAAAATCGTAAAGAGATGAATTTATCTTCTTTTCTATGTCTAATGCAAGGTTAATAATATTATTATCTAAATTATCAGGGAATTTTACAAAAATTGAATCTGTATCGCCGTAAATAACTTTATAACCAAGACTTTCAACAAAATTCTTTACATATAATAAAAGATTGCGACCAATATAGGTTATTGATTTGCTAATTAGAGGATTGTATAAGAAAAAGTTTTTATATCCCGTTGCGCCATAGAGTGAATTTGCAACTTGTTTTACTAAAGATTGCAATACATTGTAATACCTGAATTTAATATCGTTTATGTCATATTTTTTCATTTCTTCTTTATACTTTGCTCTTAACTGTAATAATTCAATTTCCAGTTCTGGGAACATTCCTGTAGTGTGTGTTGAAAATTTTACATTGTCAATAATAATATTTTCATTTAAATCTGGATTATGGCTAATGTTTTTTGACATTTCTGGAGAAATGTTAAAAGTCATAATGATAGATGGATACATCGATGAAAAGTCATAAACAACTACATTTTTATATCTGCCTTTTACTGGATTTAATACTAAGCCGCCTTCAATTTCTTCAAAATTATTATTGTTTTTGGATTTTGATGGAAATTTATACTTGCTAAAATATTTTTTATGCAATAACATCTCAATTACTACTGAATTGTGAATAATACGATCAAGGTTCCCATTAACTATGTTCAAACGAAGTGTAATATAATCAATAATTCTTACGGTTATTATTATATTGTGGGTCAAATATACATCTTTGATATTGTATTTTATTAATAAATTAATATTATTTTGCCAAATGCTTGGAATTTCTGAAGGCATTACATCTTCTTTTTTATCGTGTAAAACTAATTCTGAAATAGAATTTAAAGACATCGATATCGGTATACTTGATATTATCGTATTTGTAAAATTATGAATATAATCTTTTGCATCAAGGAAATATAACGAATCGCAAGATATATTGTCTTCAAGAATGTTAATATTTTCTAAATATTTATTCAAATCTATGCCTAAAACCTTTGCCCTATAAAATAAATAAGGAACGTCAAATTTATTTGAAAACCATCCTATAATAATATCAAAATCAATAACAGAAAGCATTTTGAAAAATGACTCTATCATTTCTTTTTCAGATGTAAAGTTTAGAATTTTAATATTTTTAAATTCTTCATAATTAATTTTTTGATTGTTTGGATTGTAAACAAAAATATTGTATAAATCACCCATTGAATTACAGGTCGAGATTGCTATTATTTCTTTCTCTGGATTTAATGGAGTGTTGCAGAAATTTGTCTCAATATCAATCGTGCAGAATTTATAATGTTTGGAATATTTTATATCCAAATTTTCATATAAAAATATGTCTGCTTTTGTTAGATGCTTTTCAAAAGTTGTATTTGAGCTTTCATTGTTATTGTAAACTTTTTTTAACTTATCATAAAAAACAGATATATATTCACCATTCTTATCAGGAACAAAGAAATATTTTTGTGCAGGATTTGAATACCATTTCTTTTTTCCATCGATATCACGATAATATATTTTTTGATTTGTAATTTTTATTATGCATTTCTTTTTGCATATTTCATTCAGTGTATTTCGATCTTCTTTTGAAATATTTAAGATTGGATAATATAAAATATTATCAATTTCATACAATTTGTTAAACTCTGCTTCTTCGGATAGTAATATATTTTTAGCAGTCTTGCCAAGAATAATAACTAAATTTGGATTAAAAATTTCTATTTGCTTTTTTATTATCGAAATTACTTCTTGATTTAAATTAGTAATATTTATAAATGAAACATAATAACTTGATAAATCTATCAATTCTTTATTAGATGAATTTATAACACATTTTCTATATAATTTAGCATATTCTTCATAACTATTTGCTTGAATTTTTTCTTTGCAATAATTTTTGTCAAAATCAATAACAATAACGTGTGGAAAGTTGAAAAAACCTAAATTTAAATTTCTATCATATTTTTCATAAATTTGCGAATTATATTTTATAATTTCATCATTGTAATATTTCATAATAAAAAATTAAAAAAATATTTTTATTTCTTTAATTCATTTAAATGCTTTTTAAATTTTCCGTTAACTCTGAGTTTCACCGTAATCCTTTCTGGTAAATTTATTTCTTTGCCTGTAAAACCAACCTTTGTCTTTTTTGGTTTCAATCTGGCTAACTCTATTTTACCAATAGGGGTGAAAACTTTTCTATCTTCTTCTAATGCTTTTTGTATTGCATTAAAAACGAAATTAAAAGAATCTCTTGCTTCTTTTGTTGTTATTTTATTCACGTAAGATATGTATTTTATCAATTTCCATCCCCTGAGTTTTTTGCTATTCATTACAAGCTCTTTGACTTTGCTTTCTTTTTCGCCATCATCTGGTGTTTCAGGTTCTTCATAGTCTTCATCGAAATCTTCATCATCTTCGTCTTCAAAGTCCTCATCATCGAATTCTTCATCCTCTTCTAGATCTTCTGGGTTTTTCTTTTCAACCATTTCAACCACCCAGGTGAAATTAAATTAATAAGGTATTTAAATATTATCTTTACTTATTATTTTGATAGAAATAATATCCGAACCTTGTATAAAATTTATTTTATTGTTTGATGTTAATATATATAAAATCGATTTTGAAATATTAAATTCATCATCACTATTTACAAAAGTATATCTTACATTCTCATTGTTTTCTAAATATATTTTAGTTGTGTCGTTTTCATGCTTTATTTCTATGTTCTCATTAACGAGCATATTGTAGTATTTCTTGTTTTCATCATTTATTACAATTTCTAACATAATATTTTATGAGATTGAAAAACTATTTAAAAATTTCTATGTTTTTTAACTAGAAACGTTTAAATAGTAATATTTTGT from Desulfurella sp. encodes:
- a CDS encoding HU family DNA-binding protein, which translates into the protein MVEKKNPEDLEEDEEFDDEDFEDEDDEDFDEDYEEPETPDDGEKESKVKELVMNSKKLRGWKLIKYISYVNKITTKEARDSFNFVFNAIQKALEEDRKVFTPIGKIELARLKPKKTKVGFTGKEINLPERITVKLRVNGKFKKHLNELKK
- a CDS encoding DNA-directed DNA polymerase — encoded protein: MKYYNDEIIKYNSQIYEKYDRNLNLGFFNFPHVIVIDFDKNYCKEKIQANSYEEYAKLYRKCVINSSNKELIDLSSYYVSFINITNLNQEVISIIKKQIEIFNPNLVIILGKTAKNILLSEEAEFNKLYEIDNILYYPILNISKEDRNTLNEICKKKCIIKITNQKIYYRDIDGKKKWYSNPAQKYFFVPDKNGEYISVFYDKLKKVYNNNESSNTTFEKHLTKADIFLYENLDIKYSKHYKFCTIDIETNFCNTPLNPEKEIIAISTCNSMGDLYNIFVYNPNNQKINYEEFKNIKILNFTSEKEMIESFFKMLSVIDFDIIIGWFSNKFDVPYLFYRAKVLGIDLNKYLENINILEDNISCDSLYFLDAKDYIHNFTNTIISSIPISMSLNSISELVLHDKKEDVMPSEIPSIWQNNINLLIKYNIKDVYLTHNIIITVRIIDYITLRLNIVNGNLDRIIHNSVVIEMLLHKKYFSKYKFPSKSKNNNNFEEIEGGLVLNPVKGRYKNVVVYDFSSMYPSIIMTFNISPEMSKNISHNPDLNENIIIDNVKFSTHTTGMFPELEIELLQLRAKYKEEMKKYDINDIKFRYYNVLQSLVKQVANSLYGATGYKNFFLYNPLISKSITYIGRNLLLYVKNFVESLGYKVIYGDTDSIFVKFPDNLDNNIINLALDIEKKINSSLYDFVRKYIKDEEYIKSHMRLKVSLGYIFSSFFLTDAKKRYFGQVIYYDGKTINKFHTMGFEIKRHDTPIFFVDIYFNIYNYILDNNIIELAKYIKSLYKTIRETPTENLTITIKLAKDIEEYKNNNEYVSAIKKSKNKIAKGDYVSFIYTKTGLQLYEKNIKKESIDYEKYITKFVLNKIKIIDEDVYNNLLPLLGNF